The sequence below is a genomic window from Liolophura sinensis isolate JHLJ2023 chromosome 2, CUHK_Ljap_v2, whole genome shotgun sequence.
CTTGTGATACATTTGGATGCACACTTTACCAAGCTGTTTTAAGTTCAAGCTTGTCTAAGTGTTATTGTCAGTGTTTATACTACAGGAATGCGAACTTTTccatggtacatacatgtagtgtgtgtttGATATTTGGGTAAATATATTGAAAGTCAATCGAACAAGACGACTTAAGGTGCCTTTtagattatttgtttatttcagtggtggtaAACACCGTGTttaagaaattttcaattttacgACATTGGGCAGATTAAGAGGTGGAGGAAAAGGGAATAAACAACCGACCACCGTAAattagacatatatatataggtcttcACTTATTTTCTTGTTGACTGTTTCCCATGTAACACTTACAtacgtacaaaaaaaaaacattttaacttatattttaattttttatcttatgttttatgtacaaatgtaaaatgcGTATTTTTTCAAGTGTAATAGCATGATAAACAGAAAATGACTATGATTGCTCGGACGTTaagcaaaattttgttctgCCATGGATGGACCCAAACAAACAACAGAGCGTTCtccattttaaaaatctgatgCAGTTACTTGCTGTTCTTTTTGAGAATAATCAAGGAATCTAGGACCCATGCGGCCTAGGAAATAACAGATTGACGTTATGCATAGGATAAATCGACAGACAAAAGATAAGGAACACAACTGTCTGCAAAATTAAGGCCATAGAGACAAatttaaaagttcatttttgtaTGAAATGCCGTGACACACTGCAACAGCCACTGCATTAGGTTTTTAACCGGAGCGCACTATGACATTGGCATTATTGCTTTGGAGCCATCAGTGTGACAGTTTTTTGTCCGATCTAACGACAGAGCAATGTAATGCCTGACTAGTGTTTTCATTATCTGTTTATGTGGTCCGATATTGCTCAGACATTAGGATtggcaaagattttttttcgaCCAAGGATGGCCAAACCAGCGTCAGATCGTGCACCATttcaaaacctgatgcagttccTGTGTCAGTTTGTCATGTAACTGGGGACAAAAATTCCCTGTGAAATAAGTTTCTATGGCCTgaagtttgcagacacttatgttccttatctttttgtCTGTAGATTTATCGCAAGCACAGCGTCGATCATTTCATCAACTTAGGAAGTTGATGAAATTCCAGCCATGGTGAAGTATCTtgaaaaagcaactttgttCTTTTGTTAATTTGGGTTGTTATTAATTGGGATTCTTTTGACATAATTGCGtgtcttatatttatttccttttttttcaggttGAGCAAATCAAACGAGACAACAAACTATGGTCCAATGAAAGCTTATTTTTAAAGGAACATGTCTTCATCCCGGTAACAAGAGACAATTCTGACACTTTGCCTGAAGACACAGTTATAGTGGGTTCAGAATGTTTTCGCAGTCAGCAGAATTCATCacaaaaacagaacagcaaTGGTGATCATTTTCAGTCAGACGCACCAACAGACAAACGGACAGAAAGTGTTAGCAATATTGATGTGGAATCTTCAAAGTCAGACTCAGGGAGACTTTCAAAACCAGTTTCGGGCAAAGAATCGGCCTTGGACTTTCTTAGCAAATATGATTCCTCCATCGCCCAGCTGAAAACAAACGTGAAAAAGATGGAACAAAATGCTGCGTATGTATATAGATTGCTGTATTGAACAAATTCAATTGAAATTAatgcttttttgtgtgtggGTATAAATGTCCCTCCCATGTTACTAGATAATTGatagtttatatgtatgtatacaattatgTACTAACAAGCACTTGCATGATTAAATATACATTGCTAAAGGttaaggccaaaattaaaaagttattttgttttgGGTATCAAAATTTACAAGTTTTCTCTAGGTAGGTCAGCTTAATTTCAAAAGTTGAACGctaattttaataaaaagaaCAGTTGGGTTTTAACCCAAAACAGAAAACCTTTTTAATTTATGCCTAATGAACATATAATTGTCATCATTTATACACTGTAAGTGCATGTTTGACCTTGACATGTTTGACCTTGACATGTATATGAAGTGGAGCAACCCTATCAGTTGTGTGTGCCAAGTGAAGAGTTTCCAGCTGACTCTGACTGTCCAAAGTTAAAGGATATGTGAATCgttcgcttttttttttttcttaatatgtgcagtttaggatgtgtctTAACATACGAAAGTACAAAAACTGTTGTCAGCTTTCTTTTCAGGGCATAAACATGACTttaaagtactttttttttctattctaaGACCCCTGTGGTAAGtttggaaattaagtagcctgcagttTTGACTCTAGTGGTGATAGTTGTCAAAGCATTTCTGTGGGTAGAAGAGCCATAATAGAGGACATTATTGATTAACCTGGTCCCACGATCCCAGTAAATTCATTGACCCcgaaaatgtcagaaaatttcTAACATTGatgtaaaatatacacatacataatagATTAGGCTAttaaaagatgtaaaaaaaaaatttattttttttatttttttttttggcaaaacattttttcattacCTTGAAAATCATAATCTGTTTGTAGTTCTTTTTCATATATCCCTTAAAGACAGCAGGTACAAGGCTAaaacctgaaataaaaacatgtatttctctCCCTCTGCCATGTCTGCCGAGTTAGATGGGAGGAGGGTGAGAGCGAAGGGGAAGGGAGATATAAAACAGGGTATAAATTTACCATGGGCATGAAATTGAGAAATGTACATATTGACCCTCATCATGGTTTATTCTACAGGTTATACAGAACAATGATCACTCCTACTCTTTGTTAACATCCgtaatttttctgtcatgccTACAGTATATGTTATAAATTACAGCCTGAGACTAGATTTGGTTTGTGCACGTGTGTACCccgcctaccataatgctggctgccgtcgtataagtgaaatattcttgagtacgacgtaaaacaccagtcaaataaataaataaatacatgtgtgtgtgattgTGATCATTTTTTGATTTTAGAGTCTCTGGTTTAAAACCCCAAATATTTCTGAACCAGTGAAAAAGTACTGAATTAATAAAATGCAGTCAGAAAGCTctgttacatataaatgtgtgaaTATTCTTAGTAtctcttgtttgttttgtgcTTCGTTGCACACACAACTAAAATTAAGTTGCAATTATTGTGTTTTCTATAGAGAGTCGCCTGTTTGTAGCTGCTTATAAAATTAGTTGTGCTCGCTACCAAGATTACCTTTAGTCATTGACACATAATGTTCAACATTAGCTCTACACGTTGATATGTTTCAGTCAGTAATGTTCAACATTAGCTCTACACGTTGATTTGTTTCAGTCAGTAATGTTCAACATTAGCACTACACGTTGATTTGTTTCAGTCAGTAATGTTCAACATTAGCTCTACACGTTGATTTGTTTCAGTCAGTAATGTTCAACAttagctctacacattgatatgtttcaagttcacattattgcctggaaaaatgaagttagaacactttttctaattcttaATGTTCAAGTCCATAAGCCCTCTTTTTGACGGCAAGAACATTGCCTTGAGTGACatcataatttttcaaaaaccagtggcatgctagatattgggcggagttcaacatatTTTGATGGAGGACAACACCAGTTTCCTAAACTGCTGTCAATCTTACTGTAAACCTTGTTTTGGCAACTGCCCtattatttgaaattgtttacatgttttttagTATAATacaaccttaataaatgaatacaattttatctgttgtagtatattatCTCACGgtagtatggttttaaagctgggTGTTAGAaaatttgttataaaaaacaatGCAGTCTATTCCCTTAGAGTGTAGTGTGGGATGTGTTACTGCGTCGAATTTGTTCTTACCTCATGTACGTGCACATATAGTAAAACAAATTgctctccacgcccattccacggcatgccactggttttttaataattttgactTCACCCAAGGCAATGAGTTCTCACCAGCcttgatagcacagttgatagagcatCTGCTTCAGGAACggtggatccagggtcaatcctgggtcggttacacctaagactttaaaagaggaagttgtaccttcttcgcttggctttcagcattaaggggatagtgcagctactggttgacccggatcagtataatggctcgggcggggcggcttactttccttctgtaaggtgtctcagtgaagcagcactagataaaggagcgataaaacctgaaacaatgCCTAAAATTCTTCATGAAGTTCCACAATAGTTATATCActgacttacatatacatgtatgttgcaaaTGTGGAAAGCATTCATTCCAATAACTTGGCCAAGGTTTCTTATCTGGAtactacagacatgtatattattaaatGCGCTCAATCTTGAGTCTTATGTGGTATAGGAGAGAACAGTGTGCACATTTGGCAAATATGTCGACCAAAATATTGTAGTGGTATGTGCACATGTCGACTAAAATGTTGCAGTGCTATGTGCACATGTCGATCACTCTGTTGTAGTTGCCTTTAACCAGTCCATGGTAACCGTGCATTGTGACATGTTTTGGTTACATGTTACCAGTAACtggccaaatgttggtggttttatACTCCAGACACTGAGGTTTcttccacacataaaactggcaGCCATCTCATAAGTGAAAGATTCCTCCTTGAGTTTGgcatggacaaaaaaaaattctctgtaAAAGCACAGTAATAATGTTGCCTTTTTAA
It includes:
- the LOC135462793 gene encoding lysM and putative peptidoglycan-binding domain-containing protein 2-like isoform X2, which translates into the protein MAASSGNEKQSLGKFMKSQTKYGTTTTVMAKNRCSHYVKHRVVSGDTLARLALKYSVTVEQIKRDNKLWSNESLFLKEHVFIPVTRDNSDTLPEDTVIVGSECFRSQQNSSQKQNSNGDHFQSDAPTDKRTESVSNIDVESSKSDSGRLSKPVSGKESALDFLSKYDSSIAQLKTNVKKMEQNAAAGKSPTEGRSTFNKPREIPALDPGVEQESEC